A single region of the Sorghum bicolor cultivar BTx623 chromosome 9, Sorghum_bicolor_NCBIv3, whole genome shotgun sequence genome encodes:
- the LOC110430226 gene encoding uncharacterized protein LOC110430226 → MDAYCMAVRCLEEKFDGLELNHVLRKYNEAADTLAKMASERATVPPDVFISDLYKPSVDYKDDGGSDKPPSEPGPDPKDSTVQEQEAMDIEPEPPAPDDSPDWRYPLLQRLVDGTLPLDQAEARRVARRAKTFVLLDGEMYKRSPSGILMCCIPRQEGIKLLQDIH, encoded by the coding sequence ATGGATGCATACTGCATGGCAGTGCGGTGTCTAGAggaaaagttcgacggcctcgagcttaaccacgtgttaaggaaaTACAATGAGGCCGCCGACACGCTCGCCAaaatggcatccgagcgggccacggtcccTCCAGATGTTTTCAtcagcgacctctacaagccCTCTGTTgactacaaggacgacgggggGTCGGATAAACCCCCAAGCGAACCAGGCCCTGACCCCAAGGACTCCACCGTTCAGGagcaggaggccatggacatcgagcccGAGCCCCCTGCACCTGACGACTCGCCAGACTGGCGCTACCCCCTGCTGCAACGCCTCGTCGATGGCACTCTACCCCTAGACCAGGCTGAGGCAAGGCGTGTGGCTCGTCGGGCCAAGACTTTTGTCCTCCTCGATGGGGAAATGTATAAGCGCAGCCCCTCGGGCATCCTTATGTGTTGCATCCCACGTCAGGAGGGAATCAAGCTCCTACAGGACATACACtga